The DNA segment ACTATTCACTCGGACAAATAATTCGATATGGACTGAAATGGATTCTTAATCTTCTTCTTATGGAAGCAATGACACATTTCTTCTACTACAATGCTTTTGcagttaggtaagcaaattatgtAACTGTAATAATGATGAATCTCTTATTTGCAGAcaactttatttatttatgttttctgATAATTGTTTATGCAGTGGATCATGGAGGCACTTATCCCCATTGGAGATTCTCATCATAGGTTATGGGGTATGATATCTTCACTGTACTCACTTTTTTGCTAGATCTATTACATCCTGTACATGCATACCATAAAAAATGTTTTTTGTACTTTGTACTTAAACAGCAATTATTATGATCCAGAGCTAGATCTTAAAGGTAAAACATTAGAGGAGGGTCTAAATAGGCAATTGATATTGTTTAAAGTGGTTCTGCTGCTGGAAAATGTAAGTATATATTTGAAGCATCTGTTTCAATCCAAAGCTCAATCTGAACTGACTCCCTCTCTCTCATCTTTTCTTAATCTTCTCTCTGATCCATATTTCATATGCTTAATGATATAAGTTGACAGGCCTTACCCATCTTTGCTACAAAAAAGGGAGGATCAAACTGAATGCTTAAGTTCCCATAATGATGGTTTCAGTCATAATAACTTTGAagacttaaaaaaaatataaggggAAAAAGAGAAAAGGACAAAAATCCATACCTTACAGGTGTTTTAAAAAATAGCACTAGATATAtgaaaattatttatgatatgaaattataaagGAATAAAGAacctgaaaatatgaagcaagcaAAACCTAAGTAAACTCAGTGGTAAAGAATGACAACTTGCAAGTGGCAAGTACCTCAAACTTAATAATTACTAGGAATTTTGAGAATCATATTGGTATCCGCTACCACATCATTGTCATGACATGGCTGCTACTGTATAACAATGCTGCTTGATCACGTGGGGTAGGTGTGCCATATACTTCATCCTTTCATTGTACCCAAAAAACAAAATCCTTAAATGAAACAGGTGGGTTGAGCTGCAAATATCACTGCATTAAACTGAGCCATAGGTTTTGTTTGTAGGTATCAAAGCCAAAAGTCTGGCTTAAATGAGAGTATCCAATATCAATTTTGGTCAGCAAGCCAATTTTGCTATTTTACATGATTTTCAGCTAAGATCATGCTGAATCTTGAGACTATCTGAGGTATTTATCATTTAAAACAGGGAagatattgttctcttggtacaATGTCAAATTTTTCTCATGATTTATGAgtacttgaaataattgaaattagGTTTATATAGATGAAGATCAATGTTTCAACTGTGTCAAGGACTTATTTTGAAATTAATACAGGACTAACATATTCCACAAGCTTACTTTTATCACTCTCTTTATCCAATACTTGCAGACTTGCTTGGTTAATGTCCTTCAAGCCTATAGTTGATTGTCTTGGCTGGTTTTCTTGCCTAGTAAGTTTCTGTTGCAAGTACTTGGATTTGGTTCAAACATTCTCATAAGTTTACAGCAAACAACCATTTCCATCATGGTATTACAGTTGGGTTCTCATTGGTCGGCATTGGTTCTGCATCATTTTcagtattatttttataattaacatTCTACGTGGACTTTgttgaaaaatatataaatgaatgtatcttttgttttatttgttttttcttcTGGGTGACAGGTGTTAAACTTTATGTGGTTGAAATTCTTTCTGATTTGGCGTTATTTTACATTCTGGTCACTGGTAATCTTCTGAACTCCAGAATACTTTTCTGATCTATAATCTCATCCCTTCCTCAAATAATTTCTGTATGATCTCCTGCATCTCCTATTTGTATATTGAATCTTAAATTATGACTACCTGATGCTTCCGATATTCATGCTAGCCAATACTCCAAGTTTGGTGTAATTGAAACTTGAAAGAgtcgtgtatgtatgtatgtatctgcAGTTTGTCATTTACATTTTTTTATGCTTCTTTAAGTGTATTAGGAAAAATAGTGTGATTGATTGCGCAACATTATGATGATTTTTAGAAATCCTTGATGGCCTTTCTAGGTTTCAACATTCAAGTAAGCCTTTTCCTTTTCAAGACTCACCTATACAAGAAAATTGTTCTTATTCATAGGCTATATATGATGTTCTCCTACACTTTGTAAAGGAGTATTTAGGTTTTTGCTTCAAGGCAAGCCTCTTTTGCCTTGGAAGTTATTTATACTAAGAACATGCAATCTTCAGAGGGAAATTTGAGATTATGATAATTAAAAGTTTCAAGAAAGCTAAAGGAAGATTCAAAGCAAATAGGAAGAAGTAATGCTATAATCTTTACTGTCTAACTAATTATAACACAGATAAATATCAGGAAATTAGCACATGTTCCAATTGGTTAGGAATGTATTTTCGTCTTGTACAATTTATGGACTATTGGGAATAACCTACCTATGGAATAATGGAACTGACAATTCTTATGGTCTCTCTGTCAAACATAAATAGACTATCCTGTAGATTTGTGTTTTTGTGATctgaatatataattataatctaCAAAGTCTTTTCTGTGTTGCACTGTTATATGAAGTTGAATCTGatggtttttgagatataattgttAGATTTATTGTTATTTAGCAAATTGTATTgagaatttcaaaattccaacaTTATCACCATGACGCTTCAACTGCAGATGACAGGCATTGAGACTCCGGAAAATATGCCTAGGTGTATCAACAATTGTTATGATTTGGAGACCTTCTGGAAAAGCTGGCATGCATCATTCAACAAATGGCTTGTCAGGTTTGTTTCAATCTTCCTTTACTACTTTGCTCAATTACTCACTGAATAATAAATTCTGTTGCTAAATTACAGGTACATGTATATTCCGCTCGGTGGTTCTCAGAGAAAGCTACTCAATGTGTGGGTTATTTTTACATTTGTAGCAGTCTGGCATGACCTGGAGTGGTAATTCTATTCTGTACCTGCCTGAAAATTGCAATTTCTTCAAACAAGCAATTTTCAGCTTTTAAGTTAAACAATGGTCCATCTGATGTTTTTGTCCAATAGGAAACTTCTTTCTTGGGCATGGTTAACATGTATATTTTTTGCTCCTGAGATATTGATCAAATCATGCAGCAACGCTGTTCAGGTATTGCTATTTTCCAGTTACAAATTGTCTGTCTTGGGAACCGTCATATTATAAGCTATCAGAACCATGATGGCCATATTAAATAATAATGGCATACATGATCTGTTGTTTTGATAATAATGACATCCACATGGTCATGTGTTGTTATTCATTTGCTCACAAGATgtgaattcatatgattttattaacCTGTTCCATATACAAGTTAACAAAGTGCACCCATCTTTAACACAATTCTAAATCAAGTATCTGACAAGATTATCATCGATCAAAAATTGAAAATCTCAATAGTGATAAGTATTGAGAAGAATATTAACCTTAAAAGTTTCCATCATTGGCTGTTCTTGAGCATGGGGGCTATTATGCTAGGAAGATATTCAAGATCGTAGTGTGTGTGCCTTTGGTTGGTCTGACATCACCAGCTTTGAACCTTATGTGCCAAGGTTAACTGGCATGGGCTGAGATGAGGTTGTTTATTTTTTACATGGCCCATCATGATAGTGAATAGAGTTGATGTTGTAGCATTCTGTGCCAATTTTGGCATACAGAACGCCAATAATTAGTATACAAATAGCATATTTTCTTTCTTGTAATTATATCTCATCTTTGTGGAGAATAGACCTGTCTTTTTGGACAATTCATCAGGATGTTCCTAGTTAAACAAGGTTTGCCGGATGAGGACAATCTTTGGATTTTGGATTGGGATTGAATCAGATCTGCTTTATTAGATTTTTAGGCATCAACCTGAATTGGCAAGAACTGGTTACAGTGGCTGAATATGTGAATAACTGACTGGAATCAGCTTTGACCTTGTGCAACTTGGTTGCACCCAATTCATTTGCGTGGTTCTGTAATTTTTTAGTTCCTGCTCAGTTTGAGCTCCTCCTGATCTGGCTCTGTTATCAGCAGATCCTGCATACCGTGCATGTTAAATCCCAACTGAGTGTTACCAGGCCTGCGTGATCACAATAAGAATTGACCTTGTATAATGGTAATGAATTTGTCAGTTTTTAGCATATGTCTCATAGATGTTTGATTAAATTCTGAGTGGCACTCAACCTGTCCTTCTATTGGTCACAACATATTTATTTTAGAACCAAGATACTGTTCTGTTTTGTATGATTTTGGTTGGCTAATTATTATTACATGTTCATAATTTATGCATGCTATCAGGTAAGAAGTGCTTTTGGGATGTGCATACAACGTGAACTAAGTGCTATTGCAGGTGCTGTGACAATATCATGCCTTATGGTATGTTTCATATTTATCTTAAGGTTTTCATTGTTATGAAAGCTCATAAATGATCATGCTACAATAACAGTTTGAATTAAGATTCATTGTAGCTTCTCTTTAGATCCTACACTGAGCACCTGAAGAAGTCATTCTGCACAATTCGTGGAATTTTACAAATTATATGCTTGATGTGTGAATACTGAAAAGTTACTTTAATTTATATCTTTGTCTATACATGAATATCTGCTGAAGTTGCATAATAATAACCTGCAGAAATAGTTGTGGTCCTATCGTTCTTGTGTCCATGTACTAATCTGCATCCTCTATTAAAAAACTAATCAGTACTCATACTCAAGGAGCTGCTAAAACCTAGGTTTCTTTCCAAGTTCACTGAGTTTATTCTTTTCTCCATAATGTGTAACTATATTACTGTAAATGTATCAGATGAATAAATAATATGGAAAAGGCTTGTATATTTTTTAAGCAGATGACTGCACTGTCATGAACTTCTGTTTCTGGTTTATTCTGGTTTACAGGTAGCAAATCTTGCTGGCTTTGTTATGGGACCATCAGGAATAAAATGGCTGATTTCTCGGTTGCTTCACAGAGAtggtaacttcaagaccaatttcTTTCTATGTTTCTTAATCGACTCATAATATTCCTTTCTGCGTTGCACAGGTTTACCTATTCTAGCGGGCACATTCACAACATTTTATGTAGGAACTAAGGTAATTGTTGATCGTTACGGAGTTTGTATTGATCACACTGGTATTCCACCTATAACTGGCTATTTTCAAATTCGCAGCTAATGTTTCATATCCGTGATGCCAAAAAATGCAACCAGCTGAAGGATCACTGAGACTTGAGCTTTTCCACCGGTTGAGGAAACTACGAAACCTCACTCGGTTcatcctttttttaattttcctAACATCTCATCGGCAAAGACTAGAGGCAAATGGAGATGTTAAAGTAGGCATTATCAAGGCAAGTAATTTCAGGAACAAGATCTCATAAGCCTGACACTAAGCTTACAAACTTTGCAGAGTCTACTGCTGGGGACTAAACAAGACGCGACAACAAGTCTACTCTGTAAATTTTTATACTCCAACTGCGTTCAGATTCCTTTATGtaatttttgttaaaaatattcaTCAAGAGTGATAAAAAGAGAAGATAATCTCGTGTCATCAGGGATTGAAAGAGTCGAATTATATAACCTAAAAGTTAAGCTTTTTCTTGTTGAATTGGTGTATCTATCTATGTATTTAATTCAAATTcatcattaatatttttttttgataagtttatattattaaaaagtcAGTGTACAATCTACTTTCTCTCGGTATCAATCCACCCACCCGAGACAAATTCTGAGGCCAAATCCTTGTGCCGATCCAAGGGTAGTGGGAGATCGATTGTGGTCGCGGAGGAGAGCTCGTGCAGAAATCGAGAATAGAAAACGAGGGAAATTGTAGTCTTCCGGGTTGGTTCATGTATGGTCCATGGCCCAATCAGCAGCTATGACTAAGTCGGATCTAATTTTAATTGAATCCGGTAAAACTTGTCTCATCTCGCCAACATAATTAAACCCGGCCCGTAAGTTAACGGATCTGATACAGATGGACAAATTTGAACCGCGAATTGGATCGGGTTTGATAAGGTATCTCGATTCCGTCTGATTCCGACCCGAGCAACAGTGGCACGCTGACAAGCCCACAATTCCCTGCCTCAACGGGCAAACACAGAATTGCTTAAACCAGCTTTAAAATAGTTGCAGTATTCCTACCCTCGATTCAACGTAACACTAGCAATCACTCACCTGACAACCACGTCACCACTCTCCGCTTCTACCCACGCCGAGCCCGGGCGGTCCCGCGTCCCACTTTAAAAGCCCCCGACCGGTCTTCTCCATCTTGATCTCGTCGTGTCTCACCCGCTGCAGCGGCATGAGTGGGTTCACAGAGCTCGGCTTCGCTCTCATCATATTCTTGTCCCTCTCCCTTCTAGGGTTAGCCGCCGAGCTCATCTacctcctccaccgccggcggCGGAGGTGGCTCCTTCAGCAATCCACTGCCGATCCCGAGCTCGGCGGCGGGCCGTCCTCCGGGGATCTCCTCCTCCACGTCCTCTGCTTCGAGCCCCGCTCCCGGGTCGAGCCCGCCTGCGCTGCCCCGTCCTTCGCTCATCCCTCCGCCGCCGCCAATCCTGCTTCGCCGAAGCCCCCGGTAGATCCCGCGGAGGCGGAGTCGGATTCCGACCCAGAGGAGGAGTGCGACTTCGACCGGTGGCGGGCCACGTACTTGGGGCCCTCCCGAGCCCTGTACACCATCAACGAGGAGGGGGAAGACGACGACGAACATTgggaggaggcagaggaggaggaaaCGCCATTCGCGACGCCGTGCTCGTCGCCCGGGTTCTACACTCCGTCGCCATCTCCGCCCCGCACGAGGGAGtaggccagcgacgacgccgggaAACTCTCCCTGGCCGTCCATCGGAGGTGAGGATTTAGGGCGCGCTTTGCACGGGGCCGGGACTGTACGGTCGTCCGTACGAAACTATGAGGTACCATTGGAGTCTCACTCGGtattttaatttgttttttctGTTTTCCCAGTAAATTATTTCGCTTTCAGCCACGATAGAAAGAATACATTTATAGGCCACTAAATGCTGATAGGCGTagtttcctatatatatatatatatatatatatattgttgtatATGAGTGAAGCTTTTGGGACTTTTGAGGCAGGACAAAATAATGGAAGTAGCAGTAATGAGTGTGATGAGAGAGAGGTGTGGTTGGTCGTATGCTGAGTAATTGCACTGCTTTCAACTGCTAGGATTGTTATGATGGACGTAGTTTTTGGGATCCAAGTGGCAACCAGGTTCTCACATCATGGCCGGGATGGATGATGGATGATGGATGATGGATGATGGATGACTTTAGATGCGGATGAGCATTCAACATGCAAACAGCACCGAAACATTTATTAGCTTTGACGGAAGCCAACACTCAAAATCTTTGAACCTCCTGAAAAGTAGGCATCGGTCATCTGCATCCTCCTTTGGGGTGACACCCATCATTATCAAACTGTTCTGTGCCTTTAGCTTTGCAGGTTTGTTTTACTAGTTTGCCCGTCTGCTTTCTTCACCTTTTTGCTTTAGTTTTGTATCGGTTCCCTCTAAAATTTCCACTCTCCTATTTGTTCCCACCCACCGTATGAGAGATgtttgaattatgatcttgaagTATGCTTCAACTTTGAGGTCGAATCTTGACTCACTGATCCACAGCATTATATTAGTCAGATCATATCATGTGTTTGAAATCTGTACTTGTCTCTCTTTCATCTATTGAACTTTGGATTCAACTTTGGGTGTCGACTCTAATCTGAGTTGAATCACTCgatcaaattatttttatcaGTAACACTGATGTAGTCACAGCTTGTCCCACCAGACACTTCCCACATGCTACACCAACTACTATCATTAATGTTGGATGTTGTTATCTAGTACGAATCGAATAGGGTGGGGTGGGAGTTCATTCTCGAAGACAAAGCTTGTAGGTGCCAACCAAGGATGCTGTGTACACAGTGAATCCAAGAAGCTCTTCTCCCGAATCAAGTTTGCTTAGGCTTTGAGAGGTCAGGCACTAGGAATTATTCTTGGTGAATTCCTCCATAACCCTTACTACTGAGATCTATAAATGTTTGTGTCCTGCATGCAACAATAATATTGTGTTGTGTGCAACACATGCTTCCCCCACCAAGAATAAGTAGGTAGCAGATACATACATGGAGTATGATGTTCTTAATACTCCACTGGAAAGTAATTATTTAGGTAGCAGATACATAATTATTTTGCTGTACAAACCAGCCTGTTCATGCTTATGAATTGGTGTGTGTGCAAAATTGCAGTGGCCATGGCCACTTCCAGTCACCCATTTAATGAATGTGCACCCACCGGTTTCCCAGCCTTCTCAGAAAGTAAGATTCTTCTGCCAGGGTTTTGTACTGTACCAATCCCAATTTAACATATAATTTCCATTGTAGCTATAACATACTCCTGAATGACTCAAGTGTGCGCAGGATCACTATGAACAAATGATGAGTACCATGCTTGCTGTAGTCACAAGTCACAGGGATGCAGCTAATTTCCTGTGATCAATGTTGTTGTTGTGTGAAATAAATGCTCCCCTTCTTCATTTATTCCTTGCTGGTAATCTTGGGACTACCACGAGTACTAAGATTTCATGTTTCTTATTGACAAACTGATGTTTCTGAACATCATGtaaagaagaaataaaaatactaaagGATAATAAGCACATCACAAAAATGAATGGCATGAAAGCAGAGTACAAAGCTTTACCATGTTCAAGTTATAACATGACCTGACCAAGTAAATTGTTATACAAGTAGTGGCCAAAATGTTGTGTGTGTGCACCAATATTTCCCTCTCCATGAGAGTCAGTTCCTCACTGTAAAGtgattcattatttatttttcctttttcttttgaggGAGGAGGCTTGTATAGATTTCACTTACAATTGTGCTTGCCTTTTTGCGTTCAGGTAGGACACTTATTTGTGCATCCCTCTGTTCAGTCTTAGGCAACATCAAGACAAGAGCTTGTCAGTGATTTTGTACTGATCTATGTTTTTGGCTCATCTAGGGAACATAAAAAGAGAATCTAGATGTTGATGAAGCAAATGAGATAAGGAGCAACTGATTGGGTGTTTGTGGTTACTGATTGATTAGGTGTACTTTCATGCACCAAGACACACAAACTGCTTTATCTTTATGTTTGAGACTTATAGGATGCTAATTGGTGTGATCAGAAGAATGAGAAGCTGAAATAACTTGTAGAAGCTGATGAAAGCTTGTCTGTCACCTTACAGATCTTTGTCCCTCTTTGTTCAGCATGCTTTTATTGCCACAAAGCAGTCACCTACTTTTCATGTTCTTGCTCTTTTTCTCTTCTACAGAGTAATCCAATCAGCTGTGACCTCTGTAAGATGCCAAAGCAGAGAAGAACATCACATGTTATTAACACAATGTCTCCTGTTACCAATTTCATGTCAGCAACTCCAGTGAAGATAGAAGCTGCAAAGATAAAAGTCACCACTGCAGAAATTGCAATCTTCCACACAAAGCAAGCCAATTCAATGCATGCCTGTCCAATTCTGACATGGGCTGCTTCATTATTTTCCTAAGTTGCATTGAGATGAAATTTATGAGAAGaaccccacacacacacacacaccgccCCACAACATTGTATTGTCTCAGACATCAAAAAGTCCAAGGAACTCCTCTTGACCAATGTCCTTTGAGCATGGCCAACTTGCTCTGCTCCAGGAGTGGCAGCATTCAATGCTCCCCACCTCTCTTCCCATGTCGCCATCACTATAAAGGTTCAATTGTGCAGATAAAGCAGCAGGAGGCAGAGAAGGTACAGAGTCTGCCACCACTATGGACAATGAAGCACAAAGAAGAACATGGACCTCACCATGTCAATTCCATGATAATTATCCTTGGCGCAGGATACGCAGCCAcattattctttatttatatgTACACACATCAGCACAAAAGCAACCAAGGATAGAAAGAAGACAGGAGGAAATTAAATctgatctcctcctcctccacccccaCCACAACCACCATTTTGTTCTCAGAAATGACAAAAGCCCTCCGCCATGCTGGTTCACCATCCTTCTCTTCTTGTATTTATTCCACGAGACAGGAAGAGAACAAAACAAGTGGCCTTTAGGGTTCATC comes from the Musa acuminata AAA Group cultivar baxijiao chromosome BXJ1-10, Cavendish_Baxijiao_AAA, whole genome shotgun sequence genome and includes:
- the LOC135595472 gene encoding membrane-bound O-acyltransferase gup1-like isoform X2, whose protein sequence is MRCRSFRQWELGFLLLYAAAFYAIVIDRSLHLSNNHYEKLRGLRPGWISGRLNDISDAQWRNFRENLPILTVVLGFFTIVANILRYWYNFKGRGMSFIWILTSLSYLLYLHGACVGYIISIASLNFFMAKVFARSKYYLGMLWVFNLAVLIVNRIFEGYSFSLFGQQLAFLDNYRGTFRWHICFNLVILRMISYGCDYHWSYKKPLFDQKERSIHGDKYSFSMYLCYLIYAPLYIAGPIVSFNAFATQMDMPQKNYSLGQIIRYGLKWILNLLLMEAMTHFFYYNAFAVSGSWRHLSPLEILIIGYGVLNFMWLKFFLIWRYFTFWSLMTGIETPENMPRCINNCYDLETFWKSWHASFNKWLVRYMYIPLGGSQRKLLNVWVIFTFVAVWHDLEWKLLSWAWLTCIFFAPEILIKSCSNAVQVRSAFGMCIQRELSAIAGAVTISCLMVANLAGFVMGPSGIKWLISRLLHRDGLPILAGTFTTFYVGTKLMFHIRDAKKCNQLKDH
- the LOC108951533 gene encoding uncharacterized protein LOC108951533 → MSGFTELGFALIIFLSLSLLGLAAELIYLLHRRRRRWLLQQSTADPELGGGPSSGDLLLHVLCFEPRSRVEPACAAPSFAHPSAAANPASPKPPVDPAEAESDSDPEEECDFDRWRATYLGPSRALYTINEEGEDDDEHWEEAEEEETPFATPCSSPGFYTPSPSPPRTRE